A part of Thermotoga petrophila RKU-1 genomic DNA contains:
- a CDS encoding flagellar hook protein FlgE codes for MMRSLYSGITGLKNFQVAMDVVGNNISNVNTVGFKASRVNFETMLAQTIKAGRSPQENVGGTNPMQIGLGSQVSSIDKIMTQGSFQNTGVKTDLAIQGDGFFIVSDGSSYYYTRAGAFTLDSNGNLIQTSTGYKVQGWTAVQDPETGERYIDTNKPIGDLVISAGMTMPAKKTSNVRFEGNLNSKLGPGSFVITLTDENGINHDVRVWFEKTQSDLGTDPFSSSQRYTMKIDIDNDGTADVDGYMVFNEFGRVEEAGVYAESQVITATTDGSISGSTALPDGTYQAIVLDSSGNVVYNGTTTVSGGSFTINDSDITAGNNYTVILLTPNNASNSLTIAPGAELVIPTSGEPRFYESDNPTNFVQTDYTSPRYTTAVQVYDSLGNAYTVYYEFVRLGNTTIGSESFKNAWIWRAYTDSGEPISLIDEDGGSGYVAGLIDFDESGRPIQYRGLDSSYNLSSGEVRTIQFDAGQSGDGVVTITADFSGATQFSGDSTLNIPWQDGNPMGVLESFAINEQGEIIGTFSNGLTDVLGQIALAVFNNPSGLSEVGNSLYVVSANSGVPKIGAPGSGGRGILIPGALEMSNVDLAEEFTKMIVAQRGFQANARVITTADQILNELVNIKR; via the coding sequence ATGATGAGGTCACTCTACAGTGGCATAACGGGTCTCAAAAACTTCCAGGTAGCGATGGATGTTGTAGGAAACAACATCTCCAACGTGAACACAGTTGGGTTCAAAGCGTCACGGGTGAATTTCGAGACGATGCTCGCTCAGACGATCAAGGCGGGAAGATCTCCTCAGGAAAACGTGGGCGGTACAAATCCCATGCAGATAGGTCTTGGTTCTCAGGTGTCCAGTATCGACAAGATCATGACGCAGGGCTCGTTCCAGAACACGGGTGTGAAAACCGACCTTGCCATTCAGGGAGACGGGTTCTTCATCGTATCAGATGGCAGTTCCTATTATTACACAAGAGCCGGCGCATTCACTCTGGACAGCAACGGAAACCTGATTCAGACCTCTACTGGTTACAAGGTTCAGGGATGGACAGCTGTTCAGGATCCAGAGACCGGTGAAAGGTACATCGACACCAACAAACCCATAGGGGATCTGGTGATCAGTGCAGGTATGACGATGCCGGCAAAGAAAACTTCGAACGTTCGTTTTGAAGGAAATTTGAACTCCAAATTGGGACCTGGTTCGTTCGTCATCACTTTAACTGATGAAAATGGAATTAATCACGATGTCAGGGTGTGGTTTGAAAAGACACAGAGTGATCTGGGAACAGATCCGTTCAGTTCTTCTCAGAGGTACACGATGAAGATCGATATCGACAACGATGGAACAGCCGATGTGGATGGTTACATGGTGTTCAACGAATTTGGAAGAGTGGAAGAGGCCGGGGTGTACGCTGAATCTCAGGTCATAACGGCAACCACCGATGGAAGTATTTCTGGAAGCACAGCTCTACCAGATGGCACCTATCAGGCCATCGTTCTGGATTCTTCTGGAAATGTGGTGTACAACGGTACCACGACGGTTTCAGGTGGTAGTTTCACAATCAACGATTCTGACATCACAGCTGGAAACAATTACACCGTGATACTCTTAACCCCAAACAACGCATCAAATTCTCTCACAATAGCACCCGGTGCTGAACTTGTCATTCCTACCTCCGGTGAGCCCAGGTTCTACGAATCAGACAATCCGACGAATTTCGTTCAAACTGATTACACTTCTCCAAGGTACACCACCGCCGTCCAGGTTTACGATTCTCTTGGAAACGCGTACACCGTTTACTATGAATTTGTCAGACTTGGAAACACCACTATTGGTTCAGAAAGTTTCAAGAACGCCTGGATCTGGAGAGCGTATACGGATAGTGGAGAACCGATCTCACTGATCGATGAAGACGGTGGTAGTGGCTATGTAGCGGGGTTGATAGATTTCGATGAATCAGGAAGACCCATTCAATACAGAGGGCTGGACTCTTCATACAATCTCAGCTCTGGAGAGGTTAGAACGATCCAGTTTGATGCAGGTCAGAGTGGAGATGGGGTGGTAACAATAACAGCTGATTTTTCCGGAGCAACTCAGTTCTCCGGCGACAGCACTCTGAACATTCCATGGCAGGATGGAAATCCGATGGGTGTTTTGGAATCCTTCGCCATAAACGAGCAGGGAGAGATCATAGGAACCTTCAGCAACGGACTCACCGACGTTCTTGGACAGATCGCCCTCGCAGTGTTTAACAATCCTTCGGGACTCTCAGAGGTTGGTAATTCGCTCTACGTCGTGTCTGCCAACAGCGGCGTTCCAAAGATAGGAGCCCCCGGTAGCGGTGGAAGAGGAATTTTGATCCCCGGTGCCCTTGAGATGTCCAACGTGGATCTTGCGGAAGAGTTCACCAAGATGATCGTCGCACAGAGAGGTTTCCAGGCGAACGCGCGTGTTATCACGACAGCCGATCAGATTCTGAACGAACTTGTGAACATCAAGAGATGA
- a CDS encoding flagellar hook assembly protein FlgD, which yields MIYDMSGIYLSSLTGVRNNSSSSSNSLDKEAFLRLLLQELEMQDPLEPMETKDMISQLSQLASLEQITNLTSAVKDFVEAQTSVNPAQLASLIGKYVVVKNNTVNLVDGQSDSIIFNVDEDAHVVVQILDENGKVVRTEDLGTVQAGVHAWQWDGRDDSGISVEDGSYTYHIYKLTSSGLEEIGGMEGGVVEAVQIKNGEGFVLVNGSLYPVDSILEISQEGDA from the coding sequence GTGATCTACGACATGAGCGGTATATACCTTTCTTCTCTTACAGGAGTAAGAAATAATTCCAGCTCTTCGAGTAATTCTCTCGACAAGGAAGCTTTTCTCAGACTCCTTCTTCAAGAACTGGAAATGCAGGATCCACTGGAGCCCATGGAAACGAAGGACATGATATCTCAGCTTTCTCAGCTCGCGAGCCTTGAACAGATCACAAACCTCACCAGTGCGGTGAAAGATTTCGTCGAAGCTCAGACGAGTGTGAACCCAGCCCAGCTTGCTTCTCTGATAGGAAAGTACGTCGTGGTGAAGAACAACACGGTAAATCTTGTAGACGGTCAGTCAGACAGCATCATATTCAACGTGGATGAAGATGCACATGTTGTGGTTCAAATACTTGACGAAAACGGAAAAGTGGTGAGAACAGAAGATCTTGGAACTGTTCAGGCGGGAGTTCACGCCTGGCAGTGGGATGGAAGAGATGACAGCGGGATCAGTGTTGAAGATGGCAGTTACACTTACCATATTTATAAACTCACATCGAGCGGACTGGAGGAAATAGGAGGAATGGAAGGCGGAGTGGTGGAAGCCGTTCAGATAAAGAATGGAGAGGGATTCGTTCTTGTGAACGGTTCACTCTATCCTGTTGATTCTATCCTGGAGATCTCTCAGGAGGGTGATGCGTGA
- a CDS encoding flagellar hook-length control protein FliK has product MKVGQFSLFAMIKTAEEKGELKKKSAAVLFSQSVKDLMKSLGRKGKMIDSTYEKKKEIAGKKSERQKNNDIDLLNVQEKVKSESTENRDEVLKKVKRNTLDDLDSVSAQHISMSVEEDVNLEKMLDGQFSERLQNVSEDQKEREEEVGRSSSSKLSKEIKTTDDKSSEKHVLEEMSKRNEKLEQLIDENHDEYRKSEQGIFKSRTHDISTEKLLTSTEHEEKRENGFLVKDSENKESASQISFEKKHRSILYSESETFRSESNKKLPSSFRTPVEVSQTSSEVFLKSDDRKIRHTAKRPIFDETRSLFKNSDTEKLSGDFEKTAGIKNEPSEERITGNIGNEIKMSKLSFVPLLSADEKQQSSNGDGEKVWKVNNQRISQASFDDTGLNLVNENSENSRENQKINSFTKRGDTHTEELSEKTSSSLRETVLSFRNDGSSPEKNTRNVLNDRSETSSVRREPPANRFDGQKVVENNSKVSPEKTSEKPPSQNREKNQPMEMKMSYEEKGKIESYREITNREALEFLSQERAKQVYSLPELKRTETVHLPRFVEQMYYHKTERAVIDLEPPELGKLEITITKEENQLKIVFKVQTEEAKHVLEHDVPRLIERFNEKGFDVQVYVEKQEEDYLYQENQNKEGNQRQQRESKNHKRETSGSLFEEFIQEVKT; this is encoded by the coding sequence GTGAAGGTAGGACAATTTTCTCTTTTTGCGATGATCAAGACAGCAGAGGAAAAAGGTGAATTAAAAAAGAAATCAGCGGCGGTTCTGTTCTCTCAGTCTGTTAAGGACCTGATGAAATCGCTGGGGAGAAAGGGAAAAATGATTGATTCCACATATGAGAAGAAAAAAGAGATCGCTGGAAAGAAAAGCGAACGTCAAAAGAATAATGATATTGACCTTCTGAATGTTCAGGAAAAGGTAAAGTCAGAATCTACTGAAAACCGTGATGAAGTCCTCAAAAAGGTGAAAAGGAACACGCTGGACGATCTCGACAGTGTCAGCGCTCAGCACATTTCGATGTCGGTTGAGGAAGATGTGAATTTGGAAAAGATGCTGGATGGACAGTTTTCGGAAAGGCTTCAGAATGTCTCTGAGGATCAGAAAGAACGGGAAGAAGAAGTTGGACGTTCATCTTCGAGCAAGCTGAGCAAAGAGATCAAAACAACCGATGATAAATCCAGTGAAAAACATGTTTTGGAAGAAATGTCTAAAAGAAACGAAAAGTTAGAACAGCTCATTGATGAAAATCATGATGAGTACCGAAAAAGTGAGCAAGGGATTTTCAAATCCAGAACACATGATATTTCAACGGAAAAGCTTTTGACTTCCACTGAACATGAAGAAAAGAGAGAAAACGGTTTTCTGGTGAAAGATTCAGAGAACAAAGAAAGTGCAAGTCAGATTTCGTTCGAAAAGAAACACCGTTCTATCTTGTACTCGGAATCAGAGACTTTTCGGAGTGAATCGAACAAAAAGCTTCCGAGTTCTTTTAGAACACCTGTTGAAGTTTCTCAGACAAGTTCTGAAGTTTTTTTGAAATCAGATGATCGGAAGATAAGGCACACAGCAAAACGACCGATTTTCGACGAGACAAGATCTCTTTTTAAGAATTCCGATACAGAGAAACTTTCAGGAGACTTTGAAAAGACAGCAGGTATCAAAAACGAACCTTCTGAAGAAAGGATTACGGGAAATATCGGGAATGAAATAAAAATGTCCAAACTCAGTTTTGTTCCGCTTCTCTCTGCAGACGAAAAGCAACAATCATCGAACGGTGATGGAGAAAAGGTCTGGAAGGTTAACAATCAAAGAATTTCACAGGCGAGCTTTGACGATACTGGTTTGAATCTCGTAAATGAAAATTCCGAGAATTCCAGAGAAAATCAGAAAATCAACTCTTTCACAAAGAGAGGAGATACTCACACAGAAGAACTATCAGAGAAAACCTCTTCCAGCTTGAGAGAAACCGTCCTGTCATTCAGAAATGATGGTTCCTCTCCAGAAAAGAACACCAGAAACGTACTGAACGACCGTAGTGAAACTTCTTCGGTGAGGAGAGAACCCCCCGCAAACAGATTTGATGGTCAGAAGGTTGTTGAAAACAATTCCAAGGTATCTCCGGAGAAAACTTCTGAAAAACCGCCCTCCCAAAACCGAGAGAAGAATCAGCCAATGGAAATGAAAATGAGTTACGAAGAGAAAGGAAAAATCGAAAGTTACAGAGAAATAACAAACAGAGAGGCGTTGGAGTTTCTGTCTCAGGAAAGGGCGAAGCAGGTTTACTCACTCCCCGAACTGAAAAGAACAGAGACTGTTCATCTACCAAGGTTTGTGGAACAGATGTACTACCACAAGACAGAAAGGGCCGTCATAGACCTTGAACCACCGGAGTTAGGAAAACTGGAGATCACCATAACAAAGGAAGAGAACCAGCTGAAGATAGTGTTCAAAGTTCAGACAGAAGAAGCCAAGCACGTTTTAGAACATGACGTACCACGGCTGATCGAAAGATTCAACGAAAAGGGATTCGATGTGCAGGTCTACGTAGAAAAACAGGAAGAAGACTACCTGTATCAGGAAAATCAGAACAAAGAGGGAAATCAAAGGCAGCAAAGAGAAAGCAAAAACCACAAACGTGAAACTTCGGGCAGTCTATTTGAGGAGTTCATCCAGGAGGTGAAAACGTGA
- a CDS encoding MotE family protein, which produces MPGKRRGFFVAFLITFLILVIVFMYGYISFEINRLYGGRMSPFEDWRSYIAFLASKVPFLKDRINYQPLKAESPAEYYSRIYQKYIEIYNQKIDELISKEKELEEQAKVLDTQKNVVERMIEEIQSLKNQLLEEKNRLESYKKQVDELVNVLLNTAPRNLAGALNEVDDETLAVIFKRTDPEYAGEFLEALAGVNPQKAARVMELMVGVESTIERLEMLVKQAQEAVKQMTEKESQLFQKEAYLKSVADALNNITPEVAVDFLRRENVDPETLRTVLSMMDREHASVLVQYIVQNAPDLLEERK; this is translated from the coding sequence TTGCCTGGAAAACGAAGAGGTTTCTTCGTTGCTTTTTTAATAACGTTTCTGATTCTCGTGATCGTGTTCATGTACGGCTACATCTCCTTTGAAATAAACAGGCTTTACGGTGGAAGGATGTCTCCTTTTGAAGACTGGAGGAGTTATATTGCTTTTCTTGCCTCTAAGGTACCGTTTTTGAAAGACAGAATCAACTATCAACCCCTCAAAGCGGAAAGTCCCGCCGAGTACTACTCGAGAATCTATCAGAAATACATCGAGATATACAACCAGAAGATAGACGAACTGATCAGCAAAGAAAAAGAGCTCGAAGAACAGGCGAAAGTGCTAGACACACAGAAGAATGTCGTTGAGAGAATGATCGAAGAGATTCAATCTCTCAAAAATCAGTTGCTCGAAGAGAAAAACAGACTGGAATCCTACAAGAAGCAGGTGGATGAACTCGTCAACGTGCTTTTGAACACCGCTCCGAGGAATCTTGCGGGCGCGCTCAACGAAGTGGACGATGAAACACTCGCCGTGATCTTTAAAAGAACCGATCCAGAGTACGCCGGGGAGTTCCTCGAGGCGCTCGCCGGTGTCAATCCGCAGAAAGCTGCACGGGTGATGGAGCTCATGGTGGGTGTAGAAAGCACCATTGAAAGACTCGAAATGCTGGTTAAACAAGCTCAGGAAGCGGTGAAACAGATGACAGAAAAAGAATCTCAGCTTTTTCAGAAAGAAGCCTATTTGAAATCGGTGGCGGACGCTTTGAACAACATCACACCAGAGGTAGCCGTCGATTTCCTGAGAAGGGAGAATGTGGATCCAGAAACTTTGAGAACGGTTCTTTCCATGATGGATAGGGAACACGCTTCTGTTCTGGTTCAGTACATAGTTCAGAACGCTCCGGATCTTCTGGAGGAGAGAAAGTGA
- a CDS encoding DegT/DnrJ/EryC1/StrS family aminotransferase: MIPLFDLTRQYERIRGEILNAIDEVISSGRVILGENVRRLEEEIASFIGVKHAVGVASGSDALFIALGAMGIGKGDTVVTTPYTFFATASAPYRLGARVIFVDVDENTFNMDLNQLEHVLKKEKVKVIIPVHLFGRTVDLEALSFLKEKYGVMILEDCAQSMGSEWKFSSGEIKKSGSVGDAAILSFFPTKNLGTYGDGGMIVTNSDEIAEESRILRVHGARKKYFHEKVGYNSRLDEIHAAILRVKLRYLERWTEERIRVARTYQKLFEEKKLPVVYTRVEEKGFRYHVFHQYVVLFESEEVRERAREGLKERGIQTAIYYPLPLHLQECFKDLGYRKGDFPVAESLSRRSLALPMFPELRDDEIKEVVDTIALFL, encoded by the coding sequence ATGATCCCTCTTTTCGATCTCACGAGGCAGTACGAGAGAATCAGGGGAGAAATCTTGAACGCGATAGACGAGGTGATCTCTTCAGGAAGGGTGATCCTTGGAGAGAACGTGAGAAGACTCGAAGAAGAAATCGCCAGCTTCATCGGCGTGAAACACGCTGTTGGAGTTGCAAGTGGAAGTGACGCACTCTTCATAGCGCTGGGGGCAATGGGGATTGGGAAAGGAGACACGGTGGTCACAACACCCTACACCTTCTTCGCCACGGCGAGCGCACCTTACAGACTCGGTGCCAGAGTTATATTCGTAGATGTGGACGAAAACACCTTCAACATGGACCTGAACCAGCTCGAACACGTTCTGAAAAAAGAGAAAGTGAAGGTGATCATCCCCGTTCACCTCTTCGGTAGAACCGTGGACCTCGAGGCACTGAGCTTTTTGAAGGAGAAGTACGGAGTGATGATCCTCGAAGACTGCGCTCAGTCGATGGGATCGGAATGGAAGTTCTCAAGCGGTGAGATCAAAAAGAGCGGGTCTGTGGGGGACGCGGCGATTCTCTCTTTCTTTCCCACGAAGAACCTGGGGACTTACGGTGATGGCGGAATGATCGTGACAAACAGCGATGAGATAGCGGAAGAAAGCAGAATCCTGAGAGTGCACGGTGCGAGGAAGAAATACTTCCATGAAAAAGTGGGATACAACTCGAGGCTCGATGAGATACACGCGGCGATTCTGAGGGTGAAACTCAGGTATCTGGAAAGGTGGACAGAAGAGAGAATACGTGTGGCGAGGACGTACCAGAAACTGTTCGAGGAGAAAAAACTGCCCGTGGTCTATACCCGCGTGGAGGAGAAGGGTTTCAGATACCACGTCTTCCATCAGTATGTGGTACTCTTCGAAAGCGAAGAGGTGAGGGAGAGAGCCAGAGAAGGGCTGAAAGAGAGGGGCATCCAGACGGCAATTTATTACCCTCTGCCTCTCCACCTTCAGGAGTGCTTCAAGGATCTGGGATATCGAAAAGGGGATTTCCCGGTGGCCGAATCTCTTTCGAGGAGAAGTCTCGCTCTTCCCATGTTCCCAGAGCTGAGAGATGACGAAATAAAAGAAGTCGTTGACACGATAGCGCTCTTTCTTTAA
- a CDS encoding TatD family hydrolase, with protein sequence MVDTHTHLHFHQFDGDRNVVISNFEENNIEFVVNVGVNLEDSKKSLELSKTDDRIFCSVGVHPHDAKEVPEDFIERLEKLAKDEKVVAVGETGLDFFRNISPPEIQKRVFVEQISLARKLNLPLVVHIRDAYSETYDILRTEPLPEKRGVIHAFSSDYEWAKKFIDLGFLLGIGGPVTYPKNEALREVVRRVGLEHIVLETDCPFLPPQPFRGKRNEPKYLRYVVETISQVLGVPEAKVDEVTTENARRIFLEVEK encoded by the coding sequence ATGGTAGACACGCACACGCATCTTCATTTTCACCAGTTCGACGGTGACAGAAACGTTGTCATCTCCAATTTCGAAGAGAACAACATCGAATTCGTGGTGAACGTGGGTGTGAACCTCGAAGATTCGAAGAAATCCCTCGAACTCTCAAAGACAGATGATCGAATCTTCTGCTCTGTGGGTGTGCACCCGCACGACGCGAAAGAAGTTCCTGAAGATTTCATAGAACGCCTCGAAAAACTCGCGAAAGATGAAAAGGTGGTTGCCGTCGGTGAGACCGGACTCGATTTCTTCAGGAACATCTCTCCACCAGAAATCCAGAAAAGGGTCTTCGTTGAACAGATATCACTCGCAAGGAAGTTGAACCTTCCCCTCGTTGTTCACATCAGAGACGCGTACAGTGAGACGTACGATATCCTCAGAACAGAACCACTTCCGGAGAAGCGGGGGGTGATTCACGCTTTTTCTTCGGACTACGAGTGGGCGAAGAAGTTCATCGACCTCGGTTTTCTGCTTGGGATAGGAGGTCCTGTGACGTATCCAAAGAACGAAGCTCTGAGGGAAGTGGTTAGGAGAGTTGGTCTCGAACACATCGTTCTGGAGACGGACTGTCCTTTTCTTCCACCTCAGCCGTTCAGGGGAAAAAGGAACGAACCGAAGTACCTGAGGTACGTCGTGGAAACAATCTCTCAGGTGCTGGGTGTGCCTGAAGCGAAGGTGGATGAAGTGACCACAGAAAACGCCAGAAGAATCTTTCTGGAGGTGGAGAAATGA
- the cysE gene encoding serine O-acetyltransferase: MRLLFRKAGEFFRDFVSIFKHISEDLEMYLKLDPAAESKLQVFFFYASFQGLMWYRFAHFFYKWKLKILAYIIYYFVRVVFSMDIHPAARIAPGVVIDHGIGVVIGSTASVGKGTLIYHGVTLGTRKPCFGKRHPDVGENVMIGTGAKILGPIRVGNNAVVGANAVVLEDVPDGAVVVGVPARIIKWRRDFCDDGKTDREHSDSEARFDRLENLLETGKE, translated from the coding sequence ATGCGGCTGTTGTTCAGAAAGGCTGGTGAGTTCTTCAGGGATTTCGTGAGTATCTTCAAGCACATCTCAGAAGATCTTGAGATGTACCTCAAGCTCGATCCCGCCGCAGAGAGTAAGCTTCAGGTGTTTTTCTTCTACGCTTCCTTTCAGGGTCTCATGTGGTACAGGTTCGCCCATTTCTTCTACAAATGGAAACTGAAAATCCTCGCCTACATCATTTATTACTTCGTGCGCGTTGTGTTCTCCATGGACATCCATCCAGCGGCAAGGATCGCTCCGGGAGTGGTGATAGACCACGGCATCGGTGTGGTCATCGGAAGCACCGCTTCGGTGGGAAAGGGAACGCTCATCTACCATGGGGTCACTCTCGGAACGAGAAAGCCGTGCTTCGGAAAGAGACACCCCGATGTGGGTGAGAACGTGATGATAGGAACGGGGGCTAAGATCCTCGGCCCGATAAGAGTGGGAAACAATGCCGTTGTGGGTGCGAACGCGGTCGTTCTCGAAGACGTTCCTGATGGAGCTGTTGTCGTAGGCGTTCCTGCGAGAATAATCAAGTGGAGGAGGGATTTCTGCGATGATGGAAAGACTGATAGGGAGCACTCCGATAGTGAGGCTCGATTCGATAGACTCGAGAATCTTCTTGAAACTGGAAAAGAATAA
- the cysK gene encoding cysteine synthase A produces the protein MMERLIGSTPIVRLDSIDSRIFLKLEKNNPGGSVKDRPALFMILDAEKRGLLKNGIVEPTSGNMGIAIAMIGAKRGHRVILTMPETMSVERRKVLKMLGAELVLTPGELGMKGAVEKAIEISRETGAHMLNQFENPYNVYSHQFTTGPEILKQMDYWIDAFVAGVGTGGTISGVGRVLRGFFGDRVKIVAVEPAKSPVLSGGQPGKHAIQGIGAGFVPKILDRSVIDEVITVEDEEAYEMARYLAKKEGLLVGISSGANVAAALKVAQKLGPDARVVTVAPDHAERYLSIL, from the coding sequence ATGATGGAAAGACTGATAGGGAGCACTCCGATAGTGAGGCTCGATTCGATAGACTCGAGAATCTTCTTGAAACTGGAAAAGAATAATCCCGGTGGCAGCGTAAAGGACAGACCTGCCCTCTTCATGATTCTCGATGCGGAAAAAAGAGGACTCCTCAAAAATGGAATCGTGGAACCAACGAGCGGCAACATGGGAATCGCCATAGCGATGATCGGAGCAAAGAGAGGTCACAGGGTGATCCTTACGATGCCCGAGACCATGAGTGTTGAAAGAAGAAAGGTCCTGAAAATGCTTGGAGCAGAACTCGTTCTCACACCGGGGGAACTGGGAATGAAAGGTGCTGTGGAAAAGGCGATCGAGATATCCAGAGAAACCGGCGCACACATGCTCAACCAGTTCGAAAACCCCTACAACGTCTATTCCCACCAGTTCACCACGGGTCCGGAGATTCTCAAGCAAATGGACTATTGGATAGACGCATTCGTTGCGGGAGTGGGAACGGGAGGCACGATCAGCGGAGTTGGAAGGGTTTTGAGAGGATTTTTCGGAGACAGAGTGAAAATAGTGGCGGTGGAGCCAGCGAAATCTCCTGTTCTCTCCGGAGGCCAGCCGGGAAAACACGCCATTCAGGGCATAGGAGCTGGCTTTGTTCCGAAGATCCTGGACAGATCCGTGATAGACGAAGTGATCACCGTGGAAGACGAAGAGGCTTACGAAATGGCGAGGTACCTCGCAAAGAAAGAGGGACTCCTCGTGGGGATCTCCTCCGGTGCCAACGTTGCAGCCGCTCTGAAGGTGGCCCAGAAACTCGGGCCAGACGCGAGGGTCGTGACCGTTGCGCCGGACCACGCGGAAAGATACCTGAGCATATTATGA
- a CDS encoding GIY-YIG nuclease family protein yields the protein MKGTYVLLLKLEKGVGLKYGKKTSHLEPGYYAYVGSAMGGFFRRIPRYFLGPGKKHWHIDYLLDHARIAGLIMFSGRNIEEEISNVLSYHFEGIESFGANDLRVKTNLYRVDPDKLFSLLGGFRENRDTRWPQKHRGKQDQSG from the coding sequence ATGAAGGGAACTTACGTTCTGCTTTTGAAGCTCGAAAAGGGCGTTGGTCTGAAGTACGGCAAGAAAACATCACACCTGGAACCGGGTTACTATGCCTACGTGGGATCCGCTATGGGGGGATTCTTCAGGAGAATCCCCCGCTATTTTCTCGGTCCCGGGAAGAAACACTGGCACATCGACTACCTACTGGATCACGCGCGGATCGCCGGGCTGATAATGTTCAGCGGAAGAAATATCGAAGAGGAGATCTCGAATGTGTTATCATATCATTTTGAAGGAATAGAGAGTTTCGGTGCGAACGATCTCAGGGTGAAGACCAATCTCTACCGCGTTGATCCCGACAAACTCTTTTCTCTTCTGGGGGGGTTCCGTGAGAATAGAGATACTCGATGGCCACAGAAACATAGGGGGAAACAAGATCAGAGTGGTTGA